A portion of the Flavobacterium limnophilum genome contains these proteins:
- the metH gene encoding methionine synthase — MAEAEKRRNLVLSGLEPLIITPESVFVNIGERTNVTGSRKFLRLIKEEKYDEALSIAKEQVEGGAQIIDINMDEGMLDGEYAMVKFLNLIAAEPDIARVPIMIDSSKWHIIEAGLKVAQGKCVVNSISLKEGEEAFIHHAQLIKRYGAAAIIMAFDEVGQADNFDRRVEICQRSYDILVNKVGFPPQDIIFDLNIFPVATGMEEHRLNALDFFKGTKWVRENLPHAHISGGVSNVSFSFRGNDTVREAMHSVFLYHAIKNGMTMGIVNPEMLSIYDEIPKDLLEHVEDVILNRRDDATERLLDFAENVKGGPKTNEKEIQEWRLGTVQERITHSLVKGVDAFIEEDVEEARLAATKPIEVIEINLMTGMNVVGDLFGSGKMFLPQVVKSARVMKKAVAYLLPFIEAAKQVGDKEGNGKILIATVKGDVHDIGKNIVSVVLACNNYEIIDLGVMVPPEKIIAAAIEHNVDIIGLSGLITPSLDEMVYLAKELDKRGMNIPVMIGGATTSRAHTAVKIAPQYKGTVIHVNDASRAVTVAGNLLDDNREKYTSDIRTDYDAFRESFLNRSRDKNFLSIEDARKNKLQLDWENFTPVKPNIIGEQVIEVDLDVLVPYIDWTPFFRTWELFGKYPAILTDEVVGEQATSVFADAQEMLAVILKEKKLQAKGIYGIFPANQVNDDDIQLYDEKGNELEKFLTLRQQAQKTKGAPNIALADFIAPKDNGVTDYMGAFCVTTGFGVDEWAAEFEKDLDDYNSIMVKALADRFAEAFAEYLHEKVRKEVWGYSKDENISTEAMIAEEYKGIRPAPGYPACPDHLEKPTIWKLMNVEKEIGVTLTESMAMWPASSVSGYYFGNPESKYFGLGKIKEDQVIDYAKRRSISTDKAMKWLNPNIAD, encoded by the coding sequence ATGGCAGAAGCAGAAAAAAGAAGAAACCTAGTTTTATCAGGATTAGAACCCTTAATCATTACGCCAGAAAGCGTATTTGTAAACATTGGGGAACGTACCAACGTAACCGGTTCTAGAAAATTTCTTCGATTAATCAAGGAAGAAAAATACGATGAAGCTTTAAGCATTGCCAAAGAGCAAGTAGAAGGTGGCGCGCAAATCATCGATATCAATATGGATGAAGGAATGCTAGATGGCGAATATGCGATGGTGAAATTCCTGAACTTAATCGCTGCCGAACCCGATATTGCTCGTGTTCCCATTATGATTGATAGCTCGAAATGGCACATCATTGAAGCAGGTTTGAAAGTGGCGCAAGGAAAATGTGTAGTGAATTCAATCTCTTTGAAAGAAGGAGAAGAAGCCTTTATTCATCACGCTCAATTGATAAAACGCTACGGAGCTGCCGCTATTATTATGGCTTTTGACGAAGTAGGACAAGCGGATAATTTTGATCGACGTGTGGAAATTTGCCAACGTTCGTATGATATTTTAGTAAATAAAGTAGGTTTCCCTCCGCAGGATATTATTTTCGATTTGAATATTTTTCCTGTAGCAACCGGAATGGAAGAACACCGCCTGAATGCTTTGGATTTCTTTAAAGGAACCAAATGGGTTCGTGAAAATTTGCCACACGCACACATCAGTGGTGGTGTGAGTAACGTTTCGTTTTCGTTTAGAGGGAATGATACGGTTCGTGAAGCGATGCACTCGGTTTTCTTGTATCACGCCATTAAAAACGGGATGACAATGGGAATTGTAAATCCGGAGATGCTTTCTATTTATGATGAAATTCCAAAGGATTTATTAGAACACGTAGAAGATGTAATTCTGAACCGTCGTGATGATGCTACAGAACGGTTATTAGACTTTGCCGAGAATGTAAAAGGTGGTCCAAAAACGAATGAAAAAGAAATTCAGGAATGGCGTTTGGGAACCGTTCAAGAAAGAATTACCCATTCACTTGTAAAAGGTGTTGATGCCTTTATTGAAGAAGATGTTGAAGAAGCGCGATTGGCAGCCACGAAACCTATCGAAGTAATCGAAATCAACCTGATGACGGGAATGAACGTTGTTGGAGATTTGTTCGGTTCAGGAAAAATGTTCTTGCCACAAGTGGTAAAATCGGCTCGTGTAATGAAAAAAGCCGTGGCGTATTTGTTGCCTTTTATTGAAGCTGCTAAGCAGGTTGGAGATAAAGAAGGAAACGGAAAAATCCTGATAGCAACTGTAAAAGGAGACGTTCACGATATTGGTAAAAATATTGTTTCAGTTGTATTAGCTTGTAACAATTACGAAATCATTGACCTTGGTGTAATGGTTCCTCCCGAGAAAATTATTGCAGCAGCTATCGAGCACAATGTAGATATTATTGGTTTAAGTGGATTGATAACACCTTCGCTTGACGAAATGGTATATCTCGCCAAGGAATTGGATAAAAGAGGAATGAATATTCCGGTGATGATTGGTGGAGCAACGACTTCACGCGCTCACACCGCCGTGAAAATTGCACCTCAATATAAAGGAACGGTCATTCACGTAAACGATGCGTCGAGAGCTGTTACCGTGGCTGGAAATTTATTGGACGATAATAGAGAAAAATATACCAGCGATATTCGAACCGATTATGATGCTTTTAGAGAATCGTTCTTGAATCGTTCCCGTGACAAGAATTTCTTGAGTATTGAAGATGCTCGTAAAAACAAATTACAATTGGATTGGGAGAATTTCACTCCAGTAAAACCAAATATTATTGGCGAACAAGTTATCGAAGTGGATTTGGATGTTTTGGTTCCTTACATTGACTGGACTCCGTTTTTTAGAACTTGGGAATTGTTTGGGAAGTATCCGGCAATTTTAACCGATGAGGTGGTTGGCGAACAAGCGACTTCTGTTTTTGCCGATGCACAGGAAATGTTAGCTGTAATTTTAAAAGAAAAGAAATTGCAAGCCAAAGGTATCTATGGCATTTTCCCTGCGAATCAAGTTAACGATGACGACATTCAATTGTATGATGAAAAAGGGAATGAATTAGAAAAATTCTTGACATTGCGTCAACAAGCACAAAAAACAAAAGGCGCTCCAAATATCGCTTTGGCCGATTTTATTGCGCCAAAAGACAACGGAGTAACAGATTATATGGGAGCATTTTGTGTAACAACAGGTTTTGGTGTCGATGAATGGGCGGCTGAATTCGAAAAAGATTTAGACGATTACAATTCGATAATGGTCAAGGCTTTGGCAGACCGTTTTGCAGAAGCTTTCGCCGAATATTTACACGAAAAAGTACGTAAAGAAGTTTGGGGTTATTCGAAAGATGAAAACATCAGTACCGAGGCAATGATTGCCGAAGAATACAAAGGAATTCGTCCCGCACCAGGTTATCCAGCTTGTCCCGACCATTTAGAAAAACCAACCATTTGGAAATTAATGAATGTTGAAAAAGAAATCGGAGTAACTTTGACCGAAAGTATGGCAATGTGGCCAGCTTCTTCGGTTTCGGGATATTACTTTGGAAATCCGGAAAGCAAGTATTTTGGACTCGGAAAAATAAAAGAAGATCAAGTCATTGATTACGCCAAACGAAGAAGTATTTCGACAGATAAGGCAATGAAATGGTTGAACCCAAATATAGCAGATTAA
- the metF gene encoding methylenetetrahydrofolate reductase [NAD(P)H] translates to MKVTQHIENAKGKPLFSFEIVPPQKGTNIKDLYQNIDPLMEFKPPFIDVTTSREEYVYIEKDGLFDRRITRMRPGTVGICASIQHKYGVDAIPHVLCGGFTKEETEYLLVDCQYLGIDNLVALRGDPMKGEKYFEPTKGGNNYAVDLVKQIKAMNAGQFLHDTLPMQNAPDFCIGVAGYPEKHIEAPSLEADLKRLKEKVDAGADYIVTQMFFDNQRYFQFVEAARAIGISVPIIPGIKPVAVKRHLQLLPQVFWLDMPQDLIHSIEQAKDNAAVRQIGVEFAVQQSKELIEFGVPCVHYYSMGKSDNIHQIASQVF, encoded by the coding sequence ATGAAAGTAACACAACATATAGAAAACGCAAAAGGTAAACCTTTGTTTTCTTTCGAAATTGTTCCGCCTCAAAAAGGAACAAATATTAAAGATTTATATCAAAATATTGATCCGTTGATGGAGTTTAAGCCTCCTTTTATAGACGTGACCACTTCGAGAGAGGAATATGTGTACATCGAAAAGGACGGACTTTTTGATCGTCGAATCACTCGTATGCGTCCCGGAACGGTTGGGATTTGTGCTTCCATCCAACATAAATATGGAGTGGATGCAATTCCTCACGTACTTTGTGGTGGTTTTACCAAAGAAGAAACCGAATATTTACTAGTCGATTGTCAGTATTTAGGAATTGATAATTTGGTGGCACTTCGTGGCGACCCAATGAAGGGAGAGAAATATTTTGAGCCAACGAAAGGAGGAAATAATTATGCTGTGGATTTGGTAAAACAAATCAAAGCGATGAATGCAGGACAGTTTTTGCACGACACTTTACCAATGCAAAACGCACCCGATTTTTGCATCGGTGTGGCGGGTTATCCAGAAAAACATATTGAAGCTCCAAGTTTGGAAGCCGATTTGAAAAGGCTAAAAGAAAAAGTAGATGCGGGTGCCGATTATATAGTGACTCAAATGTTTTTTGATAATCAACGTTATTTCCAATTCGTTGAAGCAGCACGTGCCATAGGAATTTCAGTTCCAATTATCCCAGGAATCAAGCCAGTTGCGGTGAAACGTCATTTGCAATTGTTGCCACAAGTTTTCTGGTTGGATATGCCACAGGATTTGATACATTCTATCGAGCAAGCCAAAGACAATGCGGCCGTTCGTCAAATAGGTGTGGAATTTGCTGTTCAGCAATCCAAAGAATTAATAGAATTTGGTGTGCCTTGCGTACATTATTATTCTATGGGAAAATCAGACAATATTCATCAAATAGCGAGTCAGGTTTTTTAG
- a CDS encoding homocysteine S-methyltransferase family protein: MPNIQEEIKKRILVLDGAMGTMLQRYNFSEEDFRGEQFKDFPHSLKGNNDLLSLTQPKAIKEVHALYFEAGADIVETNTFSGTTIGMADYHLEEYVYQLNYESAKLAREVADEFTAKNPEKPRFVAGSIGPTNRTASMSPDVNDPGYRAVTFDDLRIAYKQQVEALMDGGCDLLLVETIFDTLNAKAALFAIEQVKEERHIDIPIMVSGTITDASGRTLSGQTVEAFLISVSHIPLLSVGFNCALGADLLKPYLQTLSHNTSFNISAHPNAGLPNAFGEYDETPEQMQAQIRSYLEDNLVNIIGGCCGTTPEHIKLIADIAKDYKPRVSDAVM; encoded by the coding sequence ATGCCAAACATTCAAGAAGAAATCAAAAAACGAATTCTCGTACTCGATGGAGCAATGGGAACGATGTTGCAACGCTATAATTTTTCCGAAGAAGATTTCCGTGGAGAACAATTCAAGGATTTTCCACATTCGCTCAAAGGGAACAACGATTTATTGTCGTTAACACAACCCAAAGCCATCAAAGAAGTGCACGCTTTGTATTTTGAAGCCGGAGCCGATATTGTAGAAACCAATACGTTTTCAGGAACGACTATTGGTATGGCGGATTATCATTTGGAAGAATATGTCTATCAACTCAACTACGAATCGGCAAAATTAGCGCGTGAAGTAGCCGATGAATTCACGGCCAAAAATCCAGAAAAACCTCGTTTTGTAGCCGGTTCCATTGGACCAACAAATAGAACAGCGAGTATGTCGCCAGACGTGAACGATCCAGGTTACCGTGCTGTAACTTTTGATGATTTGCGCATTGCTTACAAACAACAAGTCGAAGCCTTAATGGACGGCGGTTGCGATTTGCTTTTGGTAGAAACTATTTTTGATACTTTAAATGCCAAAGCAGCACTTTTCGCTATCGAACAAGTGAAGGAAGAACGCCATATCGATATTCCAATTATGGTTTCAGGAACGATTACCGATGCTTCAGGAAGAACACTTTCTGGACAAACGGTGGAAGCTTTCTTGATTTCGGTTTCCCATATTCCGTTGTTGAGCGTAGGATTCAATTGCGCTTTAGGAGCCGATTTGTTAAAACCTTATTTGCAGACTTTATCACATAATACTTCTTTCAATATATCAGCGCATCCAAATGCTGGATTGCCAAACGCCTTTGGAGAATACGACGAAACGCCAGAGCAAATGCAAGCCCAAATTCGCTCTTATTTAGAAGATAATTTAGTGAATATTATTGGTGGTTGTTGCGGAACAACGCCAGAACACATCAAGTTGATTGCCGATATCGCCAAGGATTATAAACCGAGGGTTTCAGATGCGGTGATGTAA
- a CDS encoding DUF1016 N-terminal domain-containing protein codes for MEIQGGNNYLQAVQQIKTAILRSRYEAAALANKELLKLYFGIGQYVSFHSRNKNWGKGAIDSISNLLQQELHGLRGFSASNIKNMRAFYEEWEFMQPFLIDEKAPLFQFSEEELNRQLPTAELNNLNRQLVTDDLKTNFPIRQMASAELENEFVEQFLKLGFSHHREIIKNSMLEESIFYIQKVATEFWSFETLKHHLKSDLYQRQGKLAHNFQTTLSENSFRQKALMAFKDEMLLDFSILRM; via the coding sequence ATGGAAATACAAGGAGGTAATAATTATTTACAGGCGGTACAGCAAATAAAAACGGCTATTTTACGAAGTCGTTACGAAGCTGCTGCGCTTGCTAATAAGGAATTATTGAAATTGTATTTTGGCATTGGTCAATATGTATCCTTTCATAGCCGAAACAAAAATTGGGGAAAGGGAGCTATTGATAGTATTTCGAATTTGTTGCAACAAGAACTTCACGGTTTGAGAGGTTTTTCGGCTTCTAATATAAAAAATATGCGTGCTTTTTATGAAGAATGGGAATTTATGCAACCATTTTTGATAGACGAAAAAGCCCCTCTTTTTCAATTTTCGGAGGAAGAGTTAAATCGTCAGTTGCCAACTGCCGAATTGAATAACTTAAATCGTCAGTTGGTAACTGATGATTTAAAAACGAATTTTCCAATTCGGCAGATGGCGTCTGCCGAATTGGAAAATGAATTCGTGGAGCAGTTTTTAAAGCTTGGTTTTTCTCATCATAGGGAAATAATAAAGAATAGTATGCTTGAAGAGAGTATTTTTTATATCCAAAAAGTAGCAACCGAGTTTTGGAGTTTTGAAACTTTAAAGCATCATCTAAAATCTGATTTATACCAACGACAAGGGAAATTAGCGCATAATTTTCAAACCACTTTGTCCGAAAACAGTTTTCGACAAAAAGCACTAATGGCTTTTAAGGACGAAATGCTTTTGGATTTTTCAATATTGAGGATGTAG
- a CDS encoding PDDEXK nuclease domain-containing protein translates to MENAIVQNIKKFIMALGSEFSFIGNQHRLLIEDEEYFIDLLFFNRKIQSLVAIELKKGKFKAEYVGKMNLYLSALDEMVKQPHENPSIGIILCKEKNNKIVEFAFRDTSKPMGVVTYKTYNDLPEAYKNILPDTETLKGLL, encoded by the coding sequence TTGGAAAATGCGATTGTGCAGAATATCAAGAAATTTATAATGGCTTTGGGTTCTGAATTTAGTTTTATCGGAAATCAACACCGATTGCTTATTGAAGATGAAGAGTATTTTATTGATTTGCTGTTTTTTAACAGAAAAATTCAAAGCTTGGTCGCTATCGAATTGAAGAAAGGGAAGTTCAAAGCAGAATATGTTGGAAAAATGAATTTGTATCTTTCGGCTTTGGACGAAATGGTCAAACAGCCACACGAGAATCCGTCTATTGGAATTATTCTTTGTAAAGAAAAAAATAATAAAATAGTAGAATTTGCTTTTAGAGACACCTCAAAACCGATGGGAGTGGTTACGTATAAAACCTACAATGATTTGCCAGAAGCCTATAAAAATATTCTGCCAGATACGGAAACGTTGAAAGGATTGTTGTAA